A stretch of Myxococcus hansupus DNA encodes these proteins:
- the mutY gene encoding A/G-specific adenine glycosylase, translating into MVATVSPTPEHLASVRAPLLGWYDRNKRDLPWRRTKDPYAIWLSEVMLQQTQVSTVIPYWERFLKRFPTARALASAPLDDVLSGWKGLGYYTRARNLHRAAQEVVARFGGTLPSTAEELLGLPGFGRYTAGAVASIAFGEEAPLVDGNVARVLSRIFEVEGLPGDRQREATLWALATALVKGERPGDLNQALMEHGATTCRPENPLCLLCPVRGACVAFRKGRVDELPPAKVRATPKKLTLAVAVWPHAGTLLFARRADAGLFGGLWELPAAEVSEDATDAEARARLAAALGVDVKLEGALGTVKRQLTHRDLTLRLLRVSGPHRPSRCDAFQELRWCSDKDAEALGMSTAMQRALDAALGAGVLAGG; encoded by the coding sequence TTGGTGGCCACCGTGTCACCCACGCCCGAGCACCTCGCCAGCGTGCGCGCGCCGCTGCTGGGCTGGTACGACCGGAACAAGCGCGACCTGCCGTGGCGCCGCACCAAGGACCCGTACGCCATCTGGCTGAGCGAGGTCATGCTCCAGCAGACCCAGGTGTCGACGGTGATTCCCTACTGGGAGCGCTTCCTCAAGCGATTCCCCACGGCGCGCGCGCTGGCGTCAGCCCCGCTGGACGACGTGCTCTCGGGCTGGAAGGGCCTGGGCTACTACACGCGCGCTCGCAACCTGCACCGCGCCGCGCAGGAAGTCGTCGCGCGCTTCGGCGGCACCCTGCCCTCCACCGCGGAGGAGCTGCTCGGCCTGCCCGGCTTCGGCCGCTACACCGCCGGCGCGGTGGCATCCATCGCCTTCGGAGAGGAAGCGCCCCTGGTGGACGGCAACGTCGCCCGGGTCCTGTCTCGCATCTTCGAGGTCGAAGGCCTCCCCGGAGACCGACAGCGCGAGGCCACGCTGTGGGCGCTCGCCACCGCGCTGGTGAAGGGCGAGCGGCCGGGTGACCTCAATCAGGCCCTCATGGAGCACGGCGCCACCACGTGCCGGCCCGAGAATCCGCTGTGCCTCCTGTGCCCCGTGCGCGGAGCCTGCGTCGCCTTCCGCAAGGGCCGCGTGGACGAGCTCCCACCGGCCAAGGTGCGCGCCACCCCCAAGAAGCTGACGCTGGCCGTCGCCGTGTGGCCTCACGCCGGCACCCTCCTCTTCGCGCGCCGCGCGGACGCGGGTCTCTTCGGCGGCCTGTGGGAACTCCCCGCCGCGGAGGTCTCCGAAGACGCGACGGACGCAGAGGCCCGTGCCCGGCTCGCCGCGGCGCTCGGCGTGGACGTGAAACTGGAAGGCGCACTGGGCACGGTGAAACGACAGCTCACCCACCGCGACCTCACGCTGCGGCTGCTGCGCGTCTCAGGCCCGCACAGGCCCTCCCGCTGCGATGCGTTCCAGGAGCTGCGGTGGTGCAGCGACAAGGACGCCGAAGCGCTGGGCATGAGCACGGCCATGCAGCGAGCGCTCGACGCCGCGCTTGGCGCGGGAGTGCTTGCAGGCGGCTGA
- a CDS encoding DUF2934 domain-containing protein — MARHNANKQTSPAKKAPAASADVKPRAPESRPSPTNEQIARRAYEIFLARGGTHGSSEQDWFQAERELRLGRQ, encoded by the coding sequence ATGGCTCGCCACAACGCCAACAAGCAAACCAGCCCGGCCAAGAAGGCGCCGGCCGCGTCCGCCGACGTCAAGCCTCGGGCCCCGGAGTCCCGCCCGAGTCCGACGAACGAGCAGATCGCCCGCAGGGCCTATGAAATCTTCCTCGCGCGGGGCGGCACGCACGGAAGCTCCGAGCAGGACTGGTTCCAGGCCGAGCGCGAGCTGCGGCTCGGCCGTCAGTAG
- the metH gene encoding methionine synthase: MTSHAPTTLPLPPGENGRRVEALRAAMRERVLVLDGAMGTLLQDANLKAADFGGPEYEGCNEYLVITRPELVEDIHARYFAAGADVTETDSFGGTPLVLAEFGLGDRALELNEASARLARNAAAAAEAKDGRMRWVAGSIGPTTKAITVTGGVTFDELVDNFAVQAEGLARGGSDYLLIETAQDTRNVKAALLGIERAFQKLGYALPVAVSGTIEPMGTMLAGQSVESLAASLEHADLLYLGLNCATGPDFMTDHLRSLAAMSAFPVSCVPNAGLPDENGLYLESPEMLARSVRRFCEQGWLSVVGGCCGTHAGHISALAKAVEGLKPRDNAPTPRASLSGVDYLEVTDELRPLIVGERTNVIGSKKFKELIVAGQFDDASEIARAQVKRGAQVIDICLANPDRDELEDMRSFLEVAIKKVRVPLMIDSTDERVIEMALTYSQGKAIINSVNLEDGEERFEKVVPLARRFGAALVVGCIDEVGMAVTRQRKLEVAERSYELLTTKYGMKPEDLYFDPLVFPCASGDAQYTGSGVETIEGVRLIKQRFPRCKTVLGISNVSFGLPTAGREVLNSVFLYHNVQAGLDMALVNSEKLERYPSLPEEERKLSEDLLYNRGADPVTPFAAHFRERKPARVLVSTLPLEERLQRYIIEGTRDGLIADLELAMQKYPPLEIINGPLMKGMDEVGRLFGANELIVAEVLQSAESMKAAVGFLEPHMSQSQAALRGKVVLATVKGDVHDIGKNLVEIILANNGFKVVNLGIKVPPEQLVQAVREHQPDILGLSGLLVKSAHQMVATAEDLRRAGVETPILVGGAALSRNFVDRNIAPAYGGGTVAYAQDAMNGLDLAKQIVDPASHEKLRGDLAVRREKLAREVKERPAPAAQVSRGRSAEVKVLDTVPSAPDWERHVLSNTPLDHIWRFINPVMLYGRHLGLRSSSRVLGTPGEAELAKTEEGRKALALKEAVEELKGFLRGGVMQARAVFQFYKAGSDGNRVVLFDGASGREAASFDFPRQDREGGLCLSDYLRPLEGGAPTDNVAMFVVTAGAGIRELAEELKAKGEFLKMHAVQALALETAEGYAEMLHTQLRSMWGTPDRPDMTMLERFRAEYSGKRYSFGYPACPRLEDQSKLFTALRPEDIGVQLTDGSMMEPEASVSAIVFHHPQASYFSVT, from the coding sequence ATGACGAGCCATGCCCCCACCACCCTCCCGCTGCCCCCTGGTGAGAATGGCCGTCGCGTGGAGGCGCTGCGCGCGGCCATGCGCGAGCGCGTGCTGGTGCTGGACGGCGCCATGGGCACCTTGCTCCAGGACGCGAACCTCAAGGCGGCGGACTTCGGTGGCCCGGAGTACGAGGGCTGCAACGAGTACCTCGTCATCACCCGGCCGGAGCTGGTGGAGGACATCCACGCGCGCTACTTCGCGGCCGGCGCGGACGTGACGGAGACGGACAGCTTTGGCGGCACGCCGCTGGTGCTGGCGGAGTTCGGCCTGGGCGACAGGGCGCTGGAGCTCAACGAGGCCTCCGCCCGCCTGGCGCGCAACGCCGCCGCCGCCGCCGAGGCGAAGGACGGCCGCATGCGCTGGGTGGCGGGCTCCATTGGTCCCACCACCAAGGCCATCACCGTCACGGGCGGCGTCACCTTCGACGAGCTCGTGGACAACTTCGCCGTGCAGGCCGAGGGGCTGGCCCGGGGCGGCTCGGACTACCTGCTGATTGAAACGGCGCAGGACACCCGCAACGTGAAGGCGGCGCTACTGGGCATCGAGCGTGCGTTCCAGAAGCTGGGGTATGCGCTGCCGGTGGCGGTGTCCGGGACCATCGAGCCCATGGGGACGATGCTGGCCGGGCAGAGCGTGGAGAGCCTGGCCGCGTCGCTGGAGCACGCGGACCTGCTGTACCTGGGCCTCAACTGCGCCACGGGTCCGGACTTCATGACGGACCACCTGCGCTCGCTGGCCGCGATGAGCGCGTTCCCCGTGTCGTGCGTCCCCAACGCGGGCCTGCCGGACGAGAATGGCCTCTACCTGGAGTCGCCGGAGATGCTGGCGCGCTCCGTGCGGCGCTTCTGTGAGCAGGGCTGGCTCAGCGTGGTGGGCGGTTGTTGTGGCACGCACGCGGGGCACATCTCGGCGCTGGCCAAGGCCGTGGAGGGCCTGAAGCCGCGCGACAACGCGCCCACGCCCCGGGCCTCGCTGTCCGGTGTGGACTACCTGGAAGTGACGGACGAGCTGCGCCCCCTCATCGTGGGCGAGCGCACCAACGTCATTGGCAGCAAGAAGTTCAAGGAGCTCATCGTCGCGGGCCAGTTCGACGACGCGTCGGAGATTGCGCGCGCGCAGGTGAAGCGCGGCGCGCAGGTCATCGACATCTGCCTGGCCAACCCGGACCGCGACGAGCTGGAGGACATGCGCAGCTTCCTGGAGGTGGCCATCAAGAAGGTGCGCGTGCCCTTGATGATTGACTCCACCGACGAGCGCGTCATCGAGATGGCGCTCACGTACAGCCAGGGCAAGGCCATCATCAACTCGGTCAACCTGGAGGACGGCGAGGAGCGCTTCGAGAAGGTGGTGCCGCTGGCCCGCCGCTTCGGCGCGGCGCTGGTGGTGGGCTGCATCGACGAGGTGGGCATGGCCGTCACGCGCCAGCGCAAGCTGGAGGTGGCGGAGCGCTCGTACGAACTGCTGACGACGAAGTACGGGATGAAGCCGGAGGACTTGTACTTCGACCCGCTCGTCTTCCCCTGCGCCTCTGGCGACGCGCAGTACACCGGCAGCGGCGTGGAGACGATTGAGGGCGTGCGGCTCATCAAGCAGCGCTTCCCGCGCTGCAAGACGGTGCTGGGCATCTCCAACGTGTCCTTCGGCCTGCCCACCGCGGGCCGCGAGGTGCTCAACTCCGTCTTCCTGTACCACAACGTCCAGGCGGGCCTGGACATGGCGCTGGTGAACTCCGAGAAGCTGGAGCGCTACCCGTCCCTGCCGGAGGAGGAGCGCAAGCTGTCCGAGGACCTCCTCTACAACCGGGGCGCGGACCCGGTGACGCCCTTCGCCGCGCACTTCCGCGAGCGCAAGCCGGCGCGGGTCCTGGTGAGCACGCTGCCCCTGGAGGAGCGCCTCCAGCGCTACATCATCGAGGGGACGCGCGACGGCCTCATCGCGGACCTGGAGCTGGCGATGCAGAAGTACCCGCCGCTGGAAATCATCAACGGGCCGTTGATGAAGGGCATGGACGAGGTGGGCCGTCTCTTCGGCGCCAACGAGCTGATTGTCGCCGAGGTGCTCCAGAGCGCCGAGTCCATGAAGGCGGCGGTGGGCTTCCTGGAGCCGCACATGAGCCAGTCCCAGGCGGCCCTGCGCGGCAAGGTGGTGCTCGCCACGGTGAAGGGCGATGTGCACGACATCGGCAAGAACCTGGTGGAAATCATCCTGGCCAACAACGGCTTCAAGGTGGTGAACCTGGGCATCAAGGTGCCGCCCGAGCAGTTGGTGCAGGCCGTGCGCGAGCACCAGCCGGACATCCTCGGCCTGTCGGGCCTCTTGGTGAAGAGCGCGCACCAGATGGTGGCCACCGCGGAGGACCTGCGGCGCGCGGGCGTGGAGACGCCCATCCTCGTGGGCGGCGCGGCGCTCAGCCGCAACTTCGTGGACCGCAACATCGCTCCGGCCTACGGCGGCGGCACCGTGGCCTACGCGCAGGACGCGATGAACGGCCTGGACCTGGCCAAGCAGATTGTCGACCCGGCCTCGCACGAGAAGCTCCGGGGCGATCTGGCCGTGCGCCGCGAGAAGCTCGCGCGGGAGGTGAAGGAGCGGCCGGCTCCGGCGGCGCAGGTGTCGCGCGGGCGCAGCGCGGAGGTGAAGGTGCTCGACACCGTCCCGTCCGCCCCGGACTGGGAGCGCCACGTGTTGTCCAACACGCCGCTGGACCACATCTGGCGCTTCATCAACCCGGTGATGTTGTACGGCCGCCACCTGGGTCTGCGCTCCTCGTCGCGCGTGCTGGGCACGCCGGGCGAGGCGGAGCTGGCGAAGACGGAGGAGGGCCGCAAGGCGCTGGCGCTGAAGGAGGCGGTGGAGGAGCTGAAGGGCTTCCTTCGCGGCGGCGTCATGCAGGCGCGCGCGGTGTTCCAGTTCTACAAGGCGGGCAGTGACGGCAACCGGGTGGTGCTGTTCGACGGCGCCTCGGGCAGGGAGGCCGCGTCCTTCGATTTCCCGCGCCAGGACCGGGAAGGAGGGCTGTGCCTCTCCGACTACCTGCGCCCGCTGGAGGGCGGCGCGCCCACGGACAACGTGGCCATGTTCGTCGTCACCGCGGGCGCCGGCATCCGCGAGCTGGCCGAGGAGCTCAAGGCCAAGGGCGAGTTCCTGAAGATGCACGCGGTGCAGGCCCTGGCGCTGGAGACGGCCGAGGGCTACGCGGAGATGCTGCACACGCAGTTGCGCAGCATGTGGGGCACGCCGGACCGGCCGGACATGACGATGCTGGAGCGCTTCCGCGCGGAGTACTCGGGCAAGCGCTACTCCTTCGGCTACCCGGCGTGTCCGCGGTTGGAGGACCAGTCGAAGCTGTTCACCGCGCTGCGGCCGGAGGACATCGGCGTGCAGCTCACCGACGGTTCCATGATGGAGCCGGAGGCCTCGGTGTCCGCCATCGTCTTCCACCACCCGCAGGCGTCGTACTTCTCCGTGACGTGA
- a CDS encoding ArsR/SmtB family transcription factor, whose translation MEELSQSFRVLGDPTRLRILRLVAEAPLNVTELVSLVGVAQSSVSHHLGKLKGLGLLREERHAGYSYYSLALGQADGRWPLIQMAREAEDAAGDSARLKDLLRAREDRQALNERLLEPGQSWFLWAGALASLLPPLEVADFGCGTGMLSVAIARWARRVWAIDQNAEALDQARERAGREGLENIRFLGEDLHRLSLASASLDLVVISQSLHHVEAPQAVLAEAARLLKPGGRLVVLELMPHDERWVLERLGHRHLGFAPESIEAALREAGFTSLTRETHARDGASPFRVFLLTGVKPS comes from the coding sequence ATGGAAGAGCTGTCCCAGTCATTCCGGGTCCTGGGTGACCCGACGCGGTTGCGCATCCTCCGCCTGGTGGCCGAGGCGCCGTTGAACGTGACGGAGCTGGTGTCGCTGGTGGGCGTGGCGCAGTCCTCGGTGTCGCACCACCTGGGCAAGCTCAAGGGGCTGGGGTTGCTGCGCGAGGAGCGCCACGCGGGCTACAGCTACTACTCGCTGGCGCTGGGGCAGGCGGACGGGCGCTGGCCGCTCATCCAGATGGCGCGCGAGGCGGAGGACGCGGCGGGGGACTCGGCGCGGCTGAAGGATTTGCTGCGGGCACGCGAGGACCGGCAGGCGCTCAATGAGCGGCTGTTGGAGCCCGGGCAGTCATGGTTCCTGTGGGCCGGCGCGCTGGCCTCGCTGCTGCCCCCGCTGGAGGTCGCGGACTTCGGCTGCGGCACCGGCATGCTGAGCGTGGCCATCGCCCGTTGGGCCCGGCGCGTCTGGGCCATTGACCAGAACGCCGAGGCCTTGGACCAGGCGCGGGAGCGCGCGGGCCGCGAGGGGCTGGAGAACATCCGCTTCCTGGGCGAGGACCTGCACCGCCTGTCGCTCGCGTCCGCCAGCCTGGACCTGGTGGTGATTTCCCAGAGCCTCCACCACGTAGAGGCGCCGCAGGCGGTGCTGGCCGAGGCCGCCCGTCTGCTCAAGCCGGGCGGCCGGCTGGTGGTGTTGGAGTTGATGCCGCACGACGAACGCTGGGTGCTGGAGCGGCTGGGCCACCGGCACCTGGGCTTCGCGCCTGAATCCATCGAGGCCGCGCTGCGCGAGGCCGGCTTCACGTCCCTCACCCGCGAGACACACGCGCGGGACGGGGCCAGTCCCTTTCGAGTCTTCCTGCTCACTGGAGTCAAACCGTCATGA
- a CDS encoding patatin-like phospholipase family protein: MATPSHTPTLHSLLDGKRFGLVLSAGYFGFYGHAGFLKGLTSAGLKPHAYAGTSAGGMVAAYAAAGTPVHDIEELVLRQTRANFWDPDPIGAVLNAADAGHGLTGLLKGERFRRLLEATLPVRTFEELPHPLLLVGANLTLGRHDVFNTGELAPRVHATCAYPGLFRAVPLEGNLYWDGGLVDKAPALSLHESAAGAELDAILVHYLPSKTRKVVGGPMAYAQGLAAGSAALRQDHFRLQLTVLEQKQVPVYVVVSNLPPVSPTTMERGFDALDQARLAAERALARPPLPFNQAAW, from the coding sequence ATGGCGACGCCCTCCCACACCCCGACCCTTCACTCTCTGCTGGACGGCAAGCGGTTTGGACTCGTCCTCTCCGCTGGATATTTCGGCTTCTATGGTCACGCCGGCTTCCTCAAGGGCCTGACGTCCGCGGGCCTGAAGCCCCATGCGTACGCGGGCACCTCCGCGGGCGGCATGGTGGCGGCCTACGCGGCGGCGGGCACGCCGGTGCATGACATCGAGGAGCTGGTGCTGCGGCAGACGCGCGCCAACTTCTGGGACCCCGACCCCATTGGCGCGGTGCTCAACGCGGCCGACGCGGGGCACGGCCTGACGGGCCTGCTCAAGGGCGAGCGGTTCCGCCGGCTGCTGGAGGCCACGTTGCCGGTGCGCACCTTCGAGGAGCTGCCGCACCCGCTGCTGCTGGTGGGCGCCAACCTCACGCTGGGCCGCCACGACGTCTTCAACACGGGAGAGCTGGCGCCGCGCGTCCACGCGACGTGCGCCTACCCCGGACTGTTCCGCGCGGTGCCGCTGGAGGGCAACCTGTACTGGGACGGCGGGCTGGTGGACAAGGCGCCCGCGCTGTCCCTGCACGAGAGCGCCGCTGGCGCGGAGCTGGACGCCATCCTCGTGCACTACCTGCCCAGCAAGACGCGCAAGGTGGTGGGCGGGCCCATGGCGTACGCACAGGGACTGGCGGCGGGCTCGGCGGCGCTGCGCCAGGACCACTTCCGCCTCCAGCTCACCGTGCTGGAGCAGAAGCAGGTGCCCGTCTACGTCGTCGTCTCCAACCTGCCGCCGGTGTCGCCCACCACGATGGAGCGCGGCTTCGACGCGCTGGACCAGGCGAGGCTCGCCGCGGAGCGCGCGTTGGCGCGCCCGCCCCTCCCCTTCAACCAGGCCGCGTGGTGA
- a CDS encoding S8 family serine peptidase, with product MTTSFLSMRPLRYAMLSLSVLAFAPTAAAAPQRLKPRELVAKPTGRELAPNTYVERIVVKFHEGSHVRLRDNKLVALTSERDAAEQSLLAGRNLDSARVQDNATQVESLLERAPRTGGVARLFDTPEATLTTNKASGEKQSGQQLADLNLYFEVPLMPGTTAERVADLVGALNALDGVELAYAEPPPEPAMVNFAMEPAVRSLLAAADIPPATPLYEGNQGYLDAAPNGVDARYGWTLRGGTGTGVKVVDVEGGWRTTHEDMPNLFFMNGTQYADIGWRNHGTAVLGEIVGASNAYGVTGIAHGAQAGYAAIGSQSSASAIANAATAVGRGGIVLIELHAQGPSDGTACTCNTAQCNYIAMEYWQANYDAIKTATANGVIVVEAAGNGSADLDAAAYGGRFNRNTRDSEAIIVGGSTAITRAPMCWTNFGGRVDVHGWGERVYSMGYGNVWGSHGEDQFYTSSFSGTSSASPIVVGAAASAQGVARANGRLLTSAQMRALLRATGTPQEANARQIGPRPDLRRALPRVVAGDF from the coding sequence ATGACGACGTCGTTCCTGTCGATGCGTCCCCTGCGATACGCGATGCTGTCCCTCTCGGTGCTGGCGTTCGCGCCCACCGCCGCGGCGGCGCCGCAGCGACTGAAGCCCCGTGAGCTGGTCGCGAAGCCCACGGGCCGCGAGCTCGCTCCGAACACCTACGTGGAGCGCATCGTGGTGAAGTTCCACGAAGGCAGCCACGTGCGCCTGCGTGACAACAAGCTGGTGGCGCTCACGTCCGAGCGCGACGCGGCGGAGCAGTCGCTGCTCGCCGGCCGCAACCTCGACTCGGCCCGCGTCCAGGACAACGCCACCCAGGTGGAGTCCCTGTTGGAGCGCGCGCCGCGCACCGGCGGCGTGGCCCGCCTCTTCGACACGCCCGAGGCGACGCTCACCACGAACAAGGCCTCCGGTGAGAAGCAGAGCGGCCAGCAGTTGGCGGACCTGAACCTCTACTTCGAAGTGCCGCTGATGCCGGGCACCACGGCCGAGCGCGTGGCCGACCTGGTCGGCGCGCTCAACGCGCTGGACGGCGTGGAGCTGGCCTACGCCGAGCCGCCCCCCGAGCCCGCCATGGTGAACTTCGCCATGGAGCCCGCGGTGCGCAGCCTGCTCGCGGCGGCGGACATCCCGCCCGCCACCCCGCTGTATGAAGGCAACCAGGGCTACCTCGACGCGGCGCCCAACGGCGTCGACGCGCGATACGGGTGGACGCTGCGCGGCGGCACGGGGACGGGCGTGAAGGTGGTGGACGTGGAAGGCGGCTGGCGCACCACCCACGAGGACATGCCGAACCTCTTCTTCATGAATGGCACCCAGTACGCGGACATTGGCTGGCGCAACCACGGCACGGCCGTGCTCGGCGAGATTGTCGGCGCGAGCAACGCGTACGGCGTGACGGGCATCGCGCACGGGGCGCAGGCGGGCTACGCGGCCATTGGCTCCCAGAGCTCGGCCAGCGCCATCGCCAACGCGGCCACAGCGGTGGGCCGGGGCGGCATCGTCCTCATCGAGCTGCACGCCCAGGGCCCCTCGGATGGCACCGCGTGCACGTGCAACACCGCCCAGTGCAACTACATCGCGATGGAGTACTGGCAGGCGAACTACGACGCCATCAAGACGGCCACCGCCAACGGCGTCATCGTCGTGGAGGCCGCGGGTAACGGCAGCGCCGACCTGGACGCGGCCGCGTACGGTGGCCGGTTCAACCGCAACACGCGGGACTCGGAGGCCATCATCGTGGGCGGCAGCACCGCCATCACCCGCGCGCCCATGTGCTGGACGAACTTCGGCGGACGCGTGGACGTGCACGGCTGGGGTGAGCGCGTCTACTCCATGGGCTACGGGAACGTCTGGGGCAGCCATGGCGAGGACCAGTTCTACACGTCCAGCTTCAGCGGCACGTCCAGCGCCTCGCCCATCGTGGTGGGCGCCGCCGCCAGCGCGCAGGGCGTGGCCCGGGCCAACGGCCGCCTCCTGACGAGCGCGCAGATGCGCGCGCTGCTTCGTGCGACGGGCACGCCGCAGGAAGCCAACGCGCGCCAGATTGGCCCACGGCCTGACCTGCGCAGGGCCCTGCCCCGCGTCGTCGCGGGCGACTTCTAG
- a CDS encoding CoA-binding protein — protein MTWEQNLIEDEAGVEQVVKGARRVAVLGIKTEQQSGQPAFYVPDYLAREGVEVVPVPVYYPDVTHILGKPVFRRLEDVPGELDLVDVFRRPQDIDAHVEDLIAKKPKAVWFQSGIRNDAAAEKLAKAGIQVVQDRCLMVDHRRYGAR, from the coding sequence ATGACCTGGGAGCAGAACCTCATCGAGGACGAAGCAGGGGTGGAGCAGGTGGTGAAGGGCGCGCGGCGGGTGGCGGTGCTCGGCATCAAGACGGAGCAGCAGTCGGGCCAGCCCGCCTTCTACGTGCCGGACTACCTGGCGCGCGAGGGCGTGGAGGTGGTGCCCGTGCCCGTCTACTACCCGGACGTGACGCACATCCTGGGCAAGCCGGTGTTCCGGCGGCTGGAGGACGTGCCCGGCGAGCTGGACCTGGTGGACGTGTTCCGCAGGCCGCAGGACATCGACGCGCACGTGGAGGACCTCATCGCCAAGAAGCCGAAGGCGGTGTGGTTCCAGTCCGGCATCCGCAACGACGCCGCGGCGGAGAAGCTGGCCAAGGCGGGCATCCAGGTGGTGCAGGACCGCTGCCTCATGGTGGACCACCGGCGCTACGGCGCGCGGTAG